The Salmo salar chromosome ssa06, Ssal_v3.1, whole genome shotgun sequence sequence atgaaaaaataatatataataatatataatatataatataataatatataatataataatatataatataaaatactaatttataatataataatatataataatacataatataatataataatatataatatactataaatatatatgccatttagcctCAAGTGTCCAAAGCGTCaagtgtacatacattttatatGTACTGGGTGGcgccagtgggaatcgaacccacaacccttggcATTACAAGTGTCATGCTCGCGAGCCACAAGACTACGTTTGGCCTTTGAGCTAAAGCCTATTCTGAAATGTGTCTTTAGAAGAGTTGTGTGAGTTAAATAATGATTCAACTATACTGGTTTAATAATGTGATGATATAAGCACCATAGAATGAAGGGTAACATAGCCATGCCATCTAGCGTTGAGTGGCAACAGGCTATGATGGCATACAGAGGGAATCACAGTGTATTTACTTTCACCTGATTTTGATGTACATGCCTTACAGTATATATGGTTAATATAGACCTGAAGACACAATGTCACATATCCCCTACAGTATACATCCTTAACCTACACGCCTTTATACCTATATTAGATATATCTAAAGGGAGAGTATCTTTGTTTTCTGTTTGTTACAGGGTAAGAAGGATGCACCATGGAATCAATGCCTACCAGGCAGCCAACTCACACTAAACACACAGCCTCACACGTGTGAGagaaaaatgtaataaaacattTGGCGATATCCCAGAAGACAACAGCTTACCAGAATGCATTGCAGTATGAGGAAGGATGGAGACCCGTGAGGACATGCCGtgttttgcgtcccaaatggcaccctattcccaacgtAGTTCACTACCCCTAttagccctggtcaaaactagtgcactacccctataggccctggtcaaaactagtgcactacccctataggccctggttaaaactagtgcactacccctataggccctggtcaaaactagtgcactacccctataggccctggtcaaaactagtgcactacccctataggccctggtcaaaactagtgcactactaggccctggtcaaaactagtgcactacccctataggccctggtcaaaactagtgcactacccctataggccctggtcaaaactagtgcactacccctataggccctggtcaaaactagtgcactacccctataggccctggtcaaaactagtgcactacccctataggccctggtcaaaactagtgcactacccctataggccctggtcaaaactagtgcactacccctataggccctggtcaaaaatagtgcactacccctataggccctggtcaaaactaaaactagtgcactacccctataggccctggtcaaaactagtgcactacccctataggccctggtcaaaactagtgcactacccctataggccctggtcaaaactagtgcactacccctataggccctggtcaaaactagtgcactacccctataggccctggtcaaaactagtgcactacccctataggccctggtcaaaactagtgcactacccctataggccctggtcaaaactagtgcactacccctataggccctggtcaaaactagtgcactacccctataggccctggtcaaaactagtgcactacccctataggccctggtcaaaactaaaactagtgcactacccctataggccctggtcaaaactagtgcactacccctataggccctggtcaaaactagtgcactacccctataggccctggtcaaaactagtgcactacccctataggccctggtcaaaactagtgcactacccctataggccctggtcaaaactagtgcactacccctataggccctggtcaaaactagtgcactacccctataggccctggtcaaaactagtgcactacccctataggccctggtcaaaactagtgcactacccctataggccctggtcaaaactagtgcactacccctataggccctggtcaaaactagtgcactacccctataggccctggtcaaaactagtgcactacccctataggccctggtcaaaactagtgcactacccctataggccctggtcaaaactagtgcactacccctataggccctggtcaaaactagtgcactacccctataggccctggtcaaaactagtgcactacccctataggccctggtcaaaactagtgcactacccctataggccctggtcaaaactagtgcactacccctataggccctggtcaaaactaaaACTAGAGCACtacccctataggccctggtcaaaactagtgcactacccctataggccctggtcaaaactagtgcactacccctataggccctggtcaaaactagtgcactacccctataggccctggtcaaaactagtgcactacccctataggccctggtcaaaactagtgcactacccctataggccctggtcaaaactagtgcactacccctataggccctggtcaaaactagtgcactacccctataggccctggtcaaaactagtgcactacccctataggccctggtcaaaactagtgcactacccctataggccctggtcaaaactagtgcactacccctataggccctggtcaaaactagtgcactacccctataggccctggtcaaaactagtgcactacccctataggccctggtcaaaactagtgcactacccctataggccctggtcaaaactagtgcactacccctataggccctggtcaaaactagtgcactaaatAGCCCATGACTGCGTTGAGAGACCCCTGAGTCAGCTGGTTCAGTGGTCATGATCCTATTGGTCCTGAGGAGCCAATCCCTGGTTTGGTTTGTTTGTTGATTTATTGATGTTGTTGTTTACTGCGGTGTAAAAGCTTGACTCTTCATTCTATTATATTCAGACAACATAAAAGCAAAAAGATCACTGACTTTcagaaaacatagaagaagaagTTGCATACCGACTGGAAGGAGAATTATACTGAGATTACCGACAGGAAGCAGTATTATACTGAGATTACCGAGTCTGACATTTCACTGGAGCTGACCCGGTCACTAGTCTTAGCCCTACATACCAAGATGGTGAATGGTTGTAGTCTTATAGCCCTACATACCAAGATGGTGAATGGTTGTAGTCTTATAGCCCTACATACCAAGATGGTGAATGGTTGTAGTCTTATAGCCCTACATACCAAGATGGTGAATGGTTGTAGTCTGATAGCCCTACATACCAAGATGGTGAATGGTTGTAGTCTTATAGCCCTACATACCAAGATGGTGAATGGTTGTAGTCTTATAGCCCTACATACCAAGATGGTGAATGGTTGTAGTCTTATAGCCCTACATACCAAGATGGTGAATGGTTGTAGTCCAATAGCCCTACATACCAAGATGGTGAATGGTTGTAGTCTTATAGCCCTACATACCAAGATGGTGAATGGTTGTAGTCTTATAGCCCTACATACCAAGATGGTGAATGGTTGTAGTCTGATAGCCCTACATACCAAGATATTGAATGGTTGTAGTCTTATAGCCCTACATACCAAGATGGTGAATGGTTGTAGTCTTATAGCCCTACACACCAAGATATTGAATGGTTGTAGTCTTATAGCCCTATATACCAAGATGGTGAACGGTTGTAGTCTTATAGCCCTACATACCAAGATGGTGAATGGTTGTAGTCTTATAGCCCTACACACCAAGATATTGAATGGTTGTAGTCTTATAGCCCTACATACCAAGATGGTGAATGGTTGTAGTCTTATAGCCCTACATACCAAGATGGTGAATGGTTGTAGTCTTATAGCCCTACATACCAAGATGGTGAATGGTTGTAGTCTGATAGCCCTACATACCAAGATGGTGAATGGTTGTAGTCTGATAGCCCTACATACCAAGATGGTGAATGGTTGTAGTCTTATAGCCCTACATACCAAGATGGTGAACGGTTGTAGTCTGATAGCCCTACATACCAAGATGGTGAACGGTTGTAGTCTTATAGCCCTACACACCAAGATGGTGAATGGTTGTAGTCCAATAGCCCTACATACCAAGATGGTGAATGGTTGTAGTCTTATAGCCCTACATACCAAGATGGTGAATGGTTGTAGTCCGATAGCCCTACATACCAAGATGGTGAATGGTTGTAGTCTTATAGCCCTACATACCAAGATGGTGAATGGTTGTAGTCTTATAGCCCTACACACCAAGATGGTGAATGGTTGTAGTCTTATAGCCCTACATACCAAGATGGTGAATGGTTGTAGTCCAATAGCCCTACATACCAAGATGGTGAATGGTTGTAGTCTGATAGCCCTACATACCAAGATGGTGAATGGTTGTAGTCTTATAGCCCTACATACCAAGATGGTGAATGGTTGTAGTCTTATAGCCCTACATACCAAGATGGTGAATGGTTGTAGTCTTATAGCCCTACATACCAAGATGGTGAATGGTTGTAGTCTTATAGCCCTACATACCAAGATGGTGAATGGTTGTAGTCTTATAGCCCTACACACCAAGATATTGAATGGTTGTAGTCTTATAGCCCTACATACCAAGATGGTGAATGGTTGTAGTCTTATAGCCCTACACACAGATATGTCAGCACTTCGTAATGGCAGTGCACCTCATTGCATGTCCTCACTTCAGTATCTCCAGTCATTCAGCCCTGCCCCCTCTGGTTAGTAACCAGGAAGTGAAGGTTGGCATGGCAACCCCTCTGTTCAGCGTCCAGGAACAGAAAGTGAACGTCGTCATGGGAACGGCACCATAGGAGGGGTGAAAGGGCAGAGCAGCAACCAGGGGTGGAACCAAACTATTGGCAAGACAACAGGGCTGTGTGATCGGGGCtgggggagaaacacacacacacacacacacacacacacacacacacacacacacacacacacacacacacacacacacacacaccctccctgtcACACACTGTCTTCGTGTTCTTTTCCACCCCTGGCAAGACCCTCTCACCCCgtcagtctccttctctctccccccctgccTGACCTCTAACGTCAGCAGGTCACAGAGGGGTCAGAGAGAGCCCAGGTAGGTACCCCCCATGTCTAAgtcagtacagtactaatgcTTACTTAACACTATTATCATGCCACACTGACACACAATGTCAAAACACACGTTATACCCAGACAACTAGTCAAGTAAAGGAACTAACTGGCAAATTAAATGCATTCATTCACCTTTTCCCATTTGTTTGTGCAGTAGCCCTCTCTGGAAATTAGTGTCGAGCTCCTATAGACCATAGACTCAGGAGTAGCTAGCCCCTATAGACTCAGGAGTAGCTAGCCCCTATTGACTCAGGAGTAGCTAGCTCCTATAGACTCAGGAGTAGCTAGCCCCTATAGACTCAGGAGTAGCTAGCCCCTATAGACTCAGGAGTAGCTAGCCCCTATAGACTCAGGAGTAGCTAGCCCCTATAGACTCAGGAGTAGCTAGCTCCTATAGACTCAGGAGGgaacatggcacacctgtatgtATTGTATTGACTAGTCCTAGAGGTCAAAGAGCTAGGAGCTAGGAGCTAGGAGCTAGGGGAGACTTTGGCTTTGTTTTGAACTGCTCTAACAGTAGCCAGCACAGTTGACCTGTACTCCCTCTCATTCACAGCACACTGCAAAGACGAGTATACTGTTTAACACTCGCTGCAACGTGTTGAGTAAAAAATAAATCACAAATAAAATATGGTGCATTCAGGCAAAGTATCATTATCATCAGCAGCGTTTTAACGAGTACAAAAAGaaaaggacaacaacaacaagagtggAAGTATAACAATATGATAGACAATATGAACACAAGCTGTATAATATGTATAAGCTTGGCAACGTTTCTGTTTTGGAAAACCTACGACAAGTATTTGTACCCAATGAGCTTATTGTTCAACCTAATACCTCCGTGGTAAAACAAACTTTAAAAGAAAGAGTCGGAAaaaggcgagggagagagaatgaaagagtgtggaggagaaagagagaggatgtggTAGAGTACAGAACACTAATAGTGTCTCTCTAGCAGCAGGGAATGCTGGAGGAATAGTGAAACAGCAGGGGAATGCTGGAGGAATAGTGAAACAGCAGGGGAATGCTGGAGGAATAGTGAAACAGCGGGGAATGCTGGAGGAATAGTGAAACGGCAGGGGAATGCTGGAGGAATAGTGAAACGGCAGGGGAATGCTGGAGGAATAGTGAAACGGCAGGGGAATGCTGGAGGAACAGTGAAACGGCAGGGGAATGCTGGAGGAATAGTGAAACAGCGGGGAATGCTGGAGGAATAGTGAAACAGCGGGGAATGCTGGAGGAATAGTGAAACAGCAGGGGAATGCTGGAGGAATAGTGAAACAGCAGGGGAATGCTGGAGGAATAGTGAAACGGCAGGGGAATGCTGGAGGAATAGTGAAACAGCAGGGGAATGCTGGAGGAATAGTGAAACAGCGGGGAATGCTGGAGGAATAGTGAAACAGCAAGGGAATGCTGGAGGAATAGTGAAACAGCGGAGAATGCTGGAGGAATAGTGAAACAGCAGGGAATGCTGGAGGAATAGTGAAACAGCGGGGAATGCTGGAGGAATAGTGAAACAGCAGGGAATGCTGGAGGAATAGTGAAACAGCGGGGAATGCTGGAGGAATAGTGAAACGGCAGGGGAATGCTGGAGGAATAGTGAAACAGCAGGGGAATGCTGGAGGAATAGTGAAACGGCAGGGGAATGCTGGAGGAATAGTGAAACAGCAGGGGAATGCTGGAGGAATAGTGAAACAGCGGGGAATGCTGGAGGAATAGTGAAACAGCAAGGGAATGCTGGAGGAATAGTGAAACAGCGGAGAATGCTGGAGGAATAGTGAAACAGCGGAGAATGCTGGAGGAATAGTGAAACAGCAGGGAATGCTGGAGGAATAGTGAAACGGCAGGGGAATGCTGGAGGAATAGTGAAACAGCAGGGGAATGCTGGAGGAATAGTGAAACGGCAGGGGAATGCTGGAGGAATAGTGAAACAGCAGGGGAATGCTGGAGGAATAGTGAAACAGCAGGGAATGCTGGAGGAATAGTGAAACAGCAAGGGAATGCTGGAGGAACAGTGAAACAGCGGGGAATGCTGGAGGAATAGTGAAACAGCAAGGGAATGCTGGAGGAACAGTGAAACAGCGGGGAATGCTGGAGGAATAGTGAAACAGCGGAGAATGCTGGAGGAATAGTGAAACAGCGGAGAATGCTGGAGGAATAGTGAAACAGCGGGGAATGCTGGAGGAATAGTGAAACAGCAAGGGAATGCTGGAGGAACAGTGAAACAGCAAGGGAATGCTGGAGGAATAGTGAAACAGCAAGGGAATGCTGGAGGAATAGTGAAACAGCAAGGGAATGCTGGAGGAATAGTGAAACAGCAAGGGAATGCTGGAGGAATAGTGAAACAGCGGGGAATGCTGGAGGAACAGTGAAACAGCGGGGAATGCTGGAGGAATAGTGAAACAGCGGGGAATGCTGGAGGAACAGTGAAACAGCGGGGAATGCTGGAGGAACAGTGAAACACTGTCTTTGCACCACACCTCTGTTCTGTTCATCATCACATCACAGTGTGCTTGCTGTTTGATTGTTGCTTTTCGACAGTCTCCCCTCGTGACGTCCAAACTTATTTCAAAGTATTTTTCATATTTGACTTATTCGTATTCAGAATTTAGTTGTTTGTTTAAAAAAACTTAAAAAAAACGAAGCAAAGTTCTTTGGAATGTCATTACTGGGTTTTCTGGAAAGAAAGACACTTTTCACCCGGCAACTGTTGTGCTGTAAGTGCAGAAACACCTGCTAAACATTGTGCTGTCTTCTGTGCTAGAGAAATTCATAGCTATGATTAGTGTCCAAACTAAATGCTTGTCTCATCTCGATTCAACTGAATTCACTGCCAGACAGGCATGTACCATAGACTAAGGTTTCCCAACTCcgggtcctccagtaccccccaaacAGGACACATTTGTGTTGTaaacccccctcccccttcccccaaaaaataaataaaaataaaacataattcaACTTGTCAAAAGCTTGAAGATTTAGTTGACAAGTAGAATCAGTTGTGCTTGTCCGGGGCCACAACCAAAATATGTACTGTTGGTGGGACCAGAGGACAGGAGCTGAGAAACGCTGCCGTTGCTAGGCGACATCTAGCACGCTGTGACTGGCTACTACCAGCAGAGGTCCCTGTTTGTTACTCTATCGGTCGAACTTAGCTCTGATTCAAGGTCAGTTTAGCCTGTTTCACCCCTCAAACAATTGAAGTTAGGATTGGCGAAGAGAGAGCTGGTCCTAGACCTGTGCTTATAGGGATAACCGCAGCAGACACATTTTCCAAGGCTGAGGAGGCGATGGTCTACATTCATAGTAGCACGTTGTGCAGACATTTTTAAAATGTCTAATTGTACCTATGTGTTCCTTTGTAATCTGATACCTGTGTGCTTCTCAACTGTAAGGACTTGATGCTTCTTTATTCGTTCTGATCGTCTGTCATCTACGTTCATCCGTTTTTTAGAGTTCAATTGTGTAAAGATACGGCAGTTAGTTTAGGGTGTCGTGGTGCAAAGAACTGCCACAGCTTCAACCCTCCTCCATCATTCCCATCAGGCATTGCACCGGGTCACATGACAGGAACAACATGTTACCCCCCTCCCAAAACACACAAGtaatattatcatcatcatcatcatcaccaccaacacagtATATGAAAACACTTCGTAGTTATAGAGTCATACATGActtacacactcagacagacacacagacagataatgGGTTAACCAAGGACTTAAGAAATCACATGGATCTTTTCTCTGCATGTTTTGTTTTTCCCAAAATAAagtatcattgtattgtattgtattgtaatctTGACAGTTTCTTGGTAgagttcacaacacacacacacacacacacacacacacacacacacacacacgcacacacgcacacacacacagggttcctGCAGGGGACTGGATGAGGGAAGGTAAAGAAAAAAGCGAAAGAGCACCAAATGAAGATGTGAGGAGAATATCCAATGAAAGAaagaacagaatgagagagagagagagagagagagagtaggaaggAAGGAGAGTTTTCCTTCAGAGAGAGGACTCGTACTGCAGTAACTCATAGAGGAGCGGCCCATCCCTATACCTGATGCCCACCGCGTTGGGGCTGATGTACTGCAGTACGTTTATGGTCCTGCGCAGTCGCCGGTCCACAAAGTGTGCATCCCAGGCCGGGTAGCGCTTTCTGGGCATGTCTATCTTGATGAGGGGCCCCTCTGGCCGGATGGGTCTCCCGGCCGCGTCCACCGGCTCTGTGGACCTCACCTGgaacacaggcagacaggtatcCGTAGCCGCTTCATACTCTCCTTCATAGTCCCCTGCCAGGGCCCGTGTCGGGGTGGCCTGGGAACCTCGGGGACCCGGGGTGGGGGCCATGGGTTCGGCCTCAGGGGGCAGGGGGAGTCCCCACAGCAGTTCAGCGCAGCAGGAGGAAGCCAGGACCCGGAGCCCTGGGCCCATGGGGTGCAACACCCCGTAATACAGCACCATGCAGGCCACGCCCGAGGCGAAGCACAGGAAGACGCTGCAGAGGGCGGAGCCGGCGTAGGCGTCGGTGGTGGCGGGGTCGCGGTAGGCGTACCAGAGAGCGGTGAGCACGGCGTTCTCCAGTAGCACCACGGTGTAGTAGGTGACCATACGGTAGCGCGTCCGACCCTCCCGCACGTTGAACCAGCAGAACACATAGACCACGCCCACAACCATGTTAAACAGGACTTCTTCCCACTTGGACATGCAGAAGTCAGTCCCACCGTGGATTACCCAGAAGGCCATGGCGCACCAGTGCAGCACCACAAAGATGCCGAAGTAGAGATGGAACACGGAGGCGAACAGGGCGAAGGAGAGGACCCGGGAAGAGATGGTGAAGAGACGCCAGAACAGGTGTACCAGGGCCCCACGGTAGCTCATACTCTTCTTGTCGTCACGGGAGTCACGCAGGAGCTTGTGATAGGACGCCAGCACCCAggacagagacagcagagaggcaAGCACAGACATACCTGGGTAAgagaagaggatgagagagagagagagagagagagagaaaaggggagtgagagagagtgcaggtgagcagagagattgtgtgtgagagagagagagagagagagagagagagagagagagagagagagagagagagagagagagagagagagatgtgtgtgtgtgtgtgtgtgtgtgtgtgtgtgtgtgtgtgtgtgtgtgtgtgtgtgtgtgtgtgtgtgtgtgtgtgtgtgagagagagagagagagagagaggggagcagagagaatgtgtgagaaagagagtgcaggggagcagagagaatgtgtgtgtgtgtgagagagagagagagagagagcgagagagagagagagagagagagagagagagagagagagagagagagagagagagagagagagagagagagagagagtggcagagcaGAAAAAAGTAATGAACAGAGAGAACAattaagatagagagagagaggggaaggaatagagagaagacaaggtgatAATTTCTGTCTGAGAGAAATGAAGAATCACTGTCTGCAGGACAGTCAAACTGTTTGATGATAAACTGGTGATAAATACTTTATGTAGAAAAATACTGATTCATTCCTAGCCTGACTCAAAGAATAATCAAATTAAACACATAATGTCATTTTAGCAAAATATTCCAATAAACTAATTAATGAAATATTGAACTAGCATAACGTCAATTTGAATATGATGGTGCAGTGAATGAGCTCATTGCAGTGAATGAGCGAATCGAATTGTTACGCTCTAAAAATAGTATGATATTCAGATACATTATTGATGGTTAAATCACACTACTTGTACGGTTTCTATATTAGAAACATATTTTCTTGTTTACTACTACACCAGTCCATGTTGATCGAGACATCAGCATTGACATCAGCATTGACAGCAGCATAGCAGTCGATGCTCTGCTATCACCTGCAATGTGAGAATTGGTCTGGCATCACAGCTCCATCGACTGAGCTACACGATAAATACACCGCTGCGATCTAGTAGGCTTCAACATTCAGAAAAGTCAACGTTTGTTATTCACATGTTATTTTTCACACACGAAAACAGTTCGGAATCAAAATGGCACTTAATAAAGTTTTGCGTCGAAATCGGAGAATGGGAAATTCAAGAGTATCCTTTATACCTACAATCAGAAAGAATGAATATCAATAAGGATATGGCTTTGTTGTACTGGTTTTCTTACAAAATAAACAGAAACATTGGAAGAAATCAAAAGATGTAAAACCAAAACTGGAGCGGTCCCAATGCAGAGTCCTGGGGAACCCCTCTGCCCGGGATCGTCTGTAtacagcgccttcggaaagttttcagacctcttgactttttccacagtttgttacgttatagccttattctaaaatgtattaaataaatacaaatcttcagcaatctacacacaatactccataattacaaagcgaatttaaaaacagaaataccttatttacgtaaatatttagacccttttctatgagacttaaaattcatctcaggtgcatcccgtttccattgatcatccttgagatgtttctacaacttgattggagtctacctgtggtaaattcaattgattggacatgatttggaaaggcacacacctgtctatataagatcccacagtccatttcagagaaaaaaaacaagccatgaggtaaaaggaattgtccgtagcgctccgagacaggattgtgtcgaggcacagatctgggaaagggtaccaaaaaagttccccaagaacacagtggtctccatcattcttaaatggaagaagtgtggaaccaccaagac is a genomic window containing:
- the LOC106608343 gene encoding XK-related protein 6, yielding MAAKSDGRGVVRGFAQLHNLDEVVGTGEGDPREGSSFHICHCCNTSSCYWGCRSACLHYLRGKGKGRGGGGEGDAGLGRPQQEERLWLDCLWIILALFVFFWDVGTDLALAIDYYHKHDYLWSGLTLFLVLVPSVLVQILSFRWFVQDYTGGGLGSVEGLSNRRARAGLRAQGRDRCCLFSVWLWQTLIHIFQMGQVWRYIRTMYLGIQSRRQKENQRRFYWAMMYEYADVNMLRLLETFLESAPQLVLQLCIMIQRNRAETLQCMSVLASLLSLSWVLASYHKLLRDSRDDKKSMSYRGALVHLFWRLFTISSRVLSFALFASVFHLYFGIFVVLHWCAMAFWVIHGGTDFCMSKWEEVLFNMVVGVVYVFCWFNVREGRTRYRMVTYYTVVLLENAVLTALWYAYRDPATTDAYAGSALCSVFLCFASGVACMVLYYGVLHPMGPGLRVLASSCCAELLWGLPLPPEAEPMAPTPGPRGSQATPTRALAGDYEGEYEAATDTCLPVFQVRSTEPVDAAGRPIRPEGPLIKIDMPRKRYPAWDAHFVDRRLRRTINVLQYISPNAVGIRYRDGPLLYELLQYESSL